One region of Anoplopoma fimbria isolate UVic2021 breed Golden Eagle Sablefish chromosome 10, Afim_UVic_2022, whole genome shotgun sequence genomic DNA includes:
- the runx1t1 gene encoding protein CBFA2T1, with product MVGISASFQYRTGKRSTMPDSPADVKTQSRLTPPTMPPPPSTQGAPRNSSYTPTTLTNGSSHSPTALNGAPSPPNGYSNGPSSSSSSSLANQQLPPACGARQLSKLKRFLTTLQQFGNDISPEIGERVRTLVLGLVNSTLTIEEFHSKLQEATNFPLRPFVIPFLKANLPLLQRELLHCARLAKQNPAQYLAQHEQLLLDTSTTSPVDSSELLLDVNENGKRRTPDRTKENGFERDGALHPDVHPSKRPCTISPGQRFSPSNGLSYQPNGLPHPGPLPPQHYRLDDMAIAHHYRDTYRHPASNHREIRDRARPIGTRQEEVIDHRLTDREWAEEWKHLDHLLNCIMDMVEKTRRSLTVLRRCQEADREELNYWIRRYSDAEELKKGATSGQSRQQSPAAQENATPEIHRELLHRPVSGYVPEEIWKKAEEAVNEVKRQAVSELQKAVTEAERKAHEMISTERAKMERTVAEAKRQAAEDALSIINQQEDSSESCWNCGRKASETCSGCNTARYCGSFCQHKDWEKHHHVCGQTLQAQQQQQQQANQQQGGVPGSETPAPISSSACTPSSGTGSPAATPPAATPRSSTPSTPSSSALDGTPR from the exons ATCGCACTGGGAAGCGCTCCACCATGCCCGACTCACCTGCGGACGTCAAGACACAGTCCAGGTTGACCCCCCCTACCATGCCTCCCCCACCCAGCACGCAAGGAGCACCCCGTAATAGCTCCTACACTCCCACCACAT TAACCAATGGCAGCAGCCACTCTCCTACGGCGCTCAACGGCGCTCCATCTCCTCCGAACGGCTACAGCAATGgtcccagctcctcctcctcatcctcactggCAAACCAGCAGCTGCCGCCAGCCTGCGGTGCCCGGCAGCTCAGCAAGCTCAAGCGCTTCCTCACAACTCTACAGCAGTTTGGCAACGACATCTCACCTGAAATCGGCGAGCGGGTCCGCACATTAGTGCTGGGACTAGTG aatTCCACGCTAACCATCGAAGAATTTCACTCCAAGCTCCAAGAAGCCACCAACTTCCCTCTGCGACCTTTTGTCATACCCTTTCTGAAG GCCAACCTGCCACTCCTTCAGAGGGAGCTGCTGCACTGTGCCAGGCTGGCCAAGCAGAACCCAGCTCAGTACCTGGCCCAGCATGAGCAGCTGCTCCTGGACACCAGCACCACCTCCCCAGTGGACTCCTCCGAACTCCTGCTGGACGTCAACGAGAACGGCAAGAGAAGGACGCCAGACAG AACCAAAGAGAACGGCTTCGAGCGAGATGGCGCCCTCCACCCGGATGTTCACCCTAGCAAGCGGCCCTGCACCATAAGCCCCGGCCAGCGCTTCAGCCCGTCCAATGGGCTCTCCTACCAACCCAACGGCCTGCCCCACCCGGGCCCGCTCCCTCCGCAGCACTACAGGCTGGATGACATGGCCATCGCCCATCACTACCGCGACACCTACAGACACCCTGCCTCCAATCATCGGGAGATCAGGGACAGAGCCAGACCTATTG GGACCAGGCAGGAGGAAGTGATCGACCACaggctgacagacagagagtgggCTGAAGAGTGGAAGCACCTTGACCAT CTGCTGAACTGTATCATGGACATGGTGGAGAAGACACGGCGCTCACTGACAGTACTGCGCCGCTGCCAGGAGGCCGATCGTGAGGAGCTCAACTACTGGATACGACGATACAGCGACGCCGAAGAGCTGAAGAAGGGCGCCACTAGTGGGCAGTCAAGGCAGCAGAGCCCGGCAGCACAGGAAAACGCAACACCAG AAATTCACAGGGAGCTGCTGCACCGGCCTGTTTCTGGATACGTCCCTGAAGAGATCTGGAAGAAAGCTG AAGAGGCTGTGAATGAGGTGAAGCGACAGGCCGTGTCAGAGCTCCAGAAGGCCGTCACAGAGGCCGAGCGTAAGGCTCACGAGATGATCAGCACCGAGCGGGCCAAGATGGAGCGTACGGTAGCAGAGGCCAAGCGACAGGCGGCCGAGGACGCGCTCTCCATAATCAACCAACAAGAAGACTCCAGCGAG AGCTGCTGGAACTGTGGCCGCAAAGCCAGTGAGACGTGCAGCGGTTGCAACACGGCGCGCTACTGCGGCTCCTTCTGCCAGCATAAGGATTGGGAGAAGCACCACCATGTCTGTGGTCAGACCCTCcaggcccagcagcagcagcagcagcaggccaaCCAACAGCAGGGAGGCGTGCCGGGTTCAGAGACCCCTGCTCCCATCAGCTCCTCCGCCTGCACCCCGAGCAGCGGGACCGGAAGTCCGGCTGCTACCCCGCCCGCTGCTACCCCTCGCTCCTCCACCCCCAGCACCCCGTCCTCCTCTGCCCTGGATGGCACACCCCGCTAA